The following coding sequences lie in one Flavobacterium sp. 20NA77.7 genomic window:
- a CDS encoding response regulator transcription factor, whose product MDYKVIVIEDDAVFAKLQVNAVNNLEGFICEEYYLNPIEFLNAKSKPDIILLDLVMPEMNGLDAIIPILDKHPNVAIVINSIKDETDVILSALKQGAVGYIDKQNFFEYLEEVLASVSNGGAFMTPKIARKVFDFFQKQKNHLESLTKRETDVANGIIDGLSYKLIATRHNISLDTVRMNIRSIYKKLKINSKSELISLVSGTKTQKPNL is encoded by the coding sequence ATGGATTATAAAGTTATAGTAATTGAAGATGATGCTGTATTTGCAAAACTTCAAGTGAATGCAGTAAACAATTTAGAAGGATTTATTTGCGAAGAATATTATCTAAATCCAATAGAGTTTTTAAATGCAAAATCGAAACCAGACATCATTCTCCTTGACTTAGTAATGCCTGAAATGAATGGCCTAGATGCAATTATTCCAATTTTAGACAAACATCCTAATGTAGCTATAGTTATTAATTCTATAAAGGATGAAACAGATGTAATTTTATCTGCATTAAAGCAAGGTGCCGTTGGCTACATCGACAAGCAGAACTTTTTTGAATATCTAGAAGAAGTATTAGCATCTGTAAGTAATGGCGGTGCTTTTATGACGCCAAAAATTGCTAGAAAAGTATTCGATTTTTTCCAAAAACAAAAAAATCATCTAGAGAGTTTAACCAAAAGAGAAACAGATGTTGCAAATGGAATTATTGATGGACTTTCATATAAATTAATTGCTACTCGACATAATATTTCCCTTGATACTGTTCGAATGAATATCAGAAGTATTTATAAAAAATTAAAAATTAATAGTAAATCAGAATTAATTTCCTTAGTATCAGGAACAAAGACTCAAAAACCTAATTTATAA